cgcACGAAATGGCCctgtcaattggccgcctcggtcgtgcgatttggcGCCGTTAGACTACTTTCtatggggctacgtcaagtctatggtctatgccaataagCCAGCAACGAGTGATGAACTTTGTAGGAGTATCggacgtgaaattgcagcagtatcggccgatttttgctggaaaaccgtcgaaaattgggttcagtaTTTGCACTTCTGCAAGCTtacccgtggtggccatgcaaaagaaatcgagttccatacataatggcatcgaatatactttcacaggaataaagattTCATTGATTGTagtgctcttattgaaaaatccgttaCAACGAACCGGCGTTGTAAGCTGTTCAATTAAGATCCCCTTAAGGATACACTTAACCTAAAAAGCGAATTTGTGCTTAGAATCGCCGTTTGGAAATCTATATGAAATACTCACAAAATTTCCCATATCAGTGTGTATAATGTGAGCTATATGCTACCGTATAAGTTCAGTGAATTTGAAGTAATTCTTATctgatacacatacatatgtagttgtaaATTAGGTGTAGGtcgaataatttgtttttgtagactACAGTTCATATCCGCATACAACTGGTTTGATATGTTCAAAAACATATGTGTAAGCCCGCGCATAGGcaatcaaaaacaaatatttatattcgtatttatatataaacataatttaTCTTAATACGTTTGTATGCTGGGtatatatgttgttgtttttgaatgttttgttttgcattCATTTAATTGGATTTCGGAGTTTATTAAAGTTCAATGAACGCGGAAGAACACAAgtttgtgcttaattttatatatatttttttgttttttagcaaaaaaaacaacaaaaagaaaacaatgcGTATCTGTGCTATGGCAACTCTGTTCTAAATTAATTCGCAATCAAGTGGCTAGTAAGTAGCCTATCAATATCAAGATGAAAAGTTATAAAGATATCAGCGCAATTGAGGGAAATTACTACATACTATTGCCAGCATGGACAGCCACAACGACGATATCTTACGCCCACTTGCCGAGGACGAATTCAAGGAATTACTGCAATTATATCGTGAAAAATATGGCGAGCAAAACTTCCACTACCTGTTGATGTACAATCAAAATAAATGGAATGAGCAACTGAAGAATTTGAATTGTAAGGTGAAAACTGGTGAGGCAGACGAATGGCTGTCTTTCCGGAAAGACTTTTATACCCACCGAAATGGTGATTTTAGGAAATATGGCACTTATGTGAGTCTGCACTATGATATTGTGAGTATGAGCAtatgtattcaaatattttttagtaaatttatagtaaattagcAACTTTTTCGCAGATGCAAAGTGTCTCATTTCATTCGTGGGAGCCAAGCCAGACGGAAATATTGAAATGCTTGCGTGAAACTAAATTGATCAAGTGGCGTGAGGGGCCGTTATTAACAAATGTTGACCTTGAATTCTGTGACGAGGTGAAAAAGATAGCCTTAAGTAACGGCGCTAGTGTGCAACGCGCAcgattatgtatatttttaatattggagCATGAAAAGGCCGCCATTTCTGCTTTAGAGAGGTGggtaaaattctttttacataaaatatgctTATAAAATTTTCTGTCGCATAAGCTTAAAAGACGGTTACACTGTTAAAAACCTGAACGCCAATAATGCGTCGCTCGTGCATGAGGTGTGGCCCAATAAGAAGGAAGGCTCATTGGCGTATGTGAGCGGTCTAATCGCCTTAAATCAGACAGCGGGCATTTATAGAGATAGTGACGGTGAATTGGTCGCATGGgcttttcaaaatgatttttctGGTCTAGGGTGAGCTtgcttttatatgtttatatacatatgtattcattaataataattattttttattattcagcaTACTACAAGTTCTGCCAACGGAACAAAGAAAGGGTTTTGGCGCCTTCTTGGcagcatatttatgcaaacaagTGACGACTGTGGAGAAAGTGGATTTATCAGCTTGGATTGtgagtgaaaatttcaaatctaaaGCGCTGTTGGAGAAACTCGGTTTTGAGGCAGTGGCTAAGGCAGAGTGGATACAATTGAACAAAGCTTAGATAATCAAAATTGTGAAGAAGGAGATGAGATAAAAGTATGTGTATGCAgcataatagaaaaaaattaatttttttggccattaattaatattaaaaaaattgattatataACGAAGCATTTTTTAACTTCCATGTTAAATTTTACACTgattaatacaaattaaaattattgttatttaatgtTATGATAGGcgtttttgcaaattgtatttaataatatgtattttgaacaacaaactttttcgaaaatttcgtatttaaccttacattttttggaatagCATTTTTGCAGTTTGTTgcataatatttgtattatttaatcaCTGCAACTTGTACTTTTGTAATATTGCAAAATTCTATAGAATACTAAGAAAGTATTATTGTAAATCACAATGCATACCAAAGAAATAGAGAAATATTATACATCTTCTAATAGAGTATCTGAAAAaatgagaataaataaaaaatgaaataaataaaactcatgattttgtatacattttttacctCATAATTGCGTCACTTAGTTTTATTGCTTGattttgttttcacatacaatTTGCTAACGAAAAATAATGTTAGTATAAATTCATACAAATTAACCCTGTTTTACAgacatatgttttttatttatttacatgctACAAATCTCGCTGGGAAAagttattatttacatacatataattagtTATTATTGCATTACTATTACATACGCATACCATGTCTTTACTTCTGTGTCTCGACTTTACTTTCCTGGAgtaagttgtaaaaaaatactatatttacACAGCTGAACAATTTGGTTTGTATTCTTCTCTTTTATAATATGcgtcaacaaaaaatattatctaaCTAACTACGCTTCACCTAACGGTATTATCACTTATATCtactaaacaaatatatatcttcataaattaaacaaaaagtaaacGTGTCGCCGTACTACCATTTGGAAATATATTGCCATTCGTTAGTAAACTATTTGTTGGTACCGTATTAGTATTTGTGAACGGTTTTTCACCACGTTTGTTAGCGAAACCATTTAGGTTACTTGTCGTTGCACCCTGATAATAAGGGTCAAAATTTCTGTTGAGTGGTTCGTATTTAATACGATGATTTTGGGTTAGAGGTAATACCGTCTCAGACTTCCGTGTTATTTGTTTGGCCTGCAAgtaatttaatgtaaaataaagtgtgcaaaaatgcaaataaacattttaatgaaGCAATTACCCGATTATAACATAATACGCCGCATATTGCCAAAGTCATGCCCACGCAGTTTAACCACGTTACGGGATTCCCTAAAATGAATAGCGACACAGCTATCACGAAAATGCGCTTTGACGCGCTCGCAACCGCATAAGTCAATGGCGAAACTAGTGAAAGCACATTAAAGGCTATAACATTTTGTAACCAATTCAAAACACCATCAGTGAATAGCAAAGCAATCACGCGATAATCGAAGCTGgtctaaaattcaaaaattgcatacttttttgtaaattttgtaaacaaatgatattttataaattactcACAATAGCAGGATGTTGTATGACTTTAAAGCTGTCCACAAATACCCAAATTGGTAAGAACATAATCAACGCCAATTTGCCCAACAACTGTAGAAGACGCAGATGATGCATTCCGGTATCCTTAAGTACCTGTAAGATGtgtgagtatacatatattcaattttaaccaaaattttaaaataaataccttTTTAGAGAAAATGTTCTGTAATGAAAAACCCATCGTCGATATGAGCGCACTTATTAAACCAACCATGTCGAATGAAATCTCGGTTAAGGTAGCTATTGCAACACCTGTTATAATTGGCACCAAGCTGAGGTAAACGAGAGTAGGTTGCTTTTCACGAAACAGCAAACGTGTCAAGATTACAGTAAACAGCGGCATTGTCGCTTTgactgcaaaaaatatattttaatacaataacATGTGGcgcttaataataattttattatgtgtatgtaaaataaatttggacaAGTTATACAACTGTCATGACTTTTTAGagaagtaaacactttttggaaataaattcgtattttaattataacaatttttttttcgaatgcaGAGTATAAACTGGCGCCAAGTTTgagttttagcaaaaaaaaaatacttgccagatacatttacaaaattaaaatttctttaggTAGGTACTtcacatttaaaatttatcatttaaaatcacttaacatgcgaactatgtacatatatttttagtaaacattaagataaaaaaacaacaacttatACTTTTTTGTACACGCTTACCACGTCAAAGATAATAGGTAAACGTGTCAATAAATGATATCTTGCAACACATTTTTGCATGCTTAGATGCTGCATGCGCTATTTCCATTTATTTACTTACCCGTGTGAGCATAGGAAACTGGCACTTTCCATAGAGAAATGTGTGATGTGACCGATGCAAGAAACTTTCCCAATGCTAGTGGAATAATCAAACGCCAATAATATCCTCTAGAAATATTTTGATACTTTCGTATACGCCATAGATTGAAGAAAGGTCCACTATACAAGGCTATACTACACAGTTGCACCATTGTCACCGTCATAGGAAATGGGAACTCGTTTAACACCATTTTTCCGATGACGTTGTTGCTTGAGGAGATCACATACCACAGTACGCATAGCGTTAAAACAGCCAGGACATGTCTGGTGGACTCAGTTTGTAATCGGTTCCGCATCTTTGTCCACTAAGCTACGTAATCACTCACACGTCGTATCAAGTGCAGCCTTCTACAgctgtttattttaataaaaatttctacaatttttaccACATCCCTTTAAATTAAGGGAAAATACGTACGGGAACTACAACAAACCGACTTTTTGGCAGATTGTTTTACTTATTACGTTGAaaaaaaagagaagagagaCATTGCAAAATATCTGACATAGGGTTACCAGGCCTTGTTGTTGGCGCTATTTCcgtgtataaaattaaatagcggtatatgcaatattttaacATGAACTGTTGCATATCCTGTCAATTTAAGTTGCTTCCGGAACTCCCTGGTCTAACATGAAATTTGCATAATGGAATGTTTCACAGcattttcaacttattttacGGAAATTTGTAACAGTGAGATATACACACTTTTCCACAAGAAACCATTGACTTCTGTCAAGTATAATCCCTCaattatattaagtttttcgATAGAAATTTAATCTGGCAATTATTTTAGAGTATTTGTCACATTGATTGTCAAACACAATTTGCTAACTACACGTTGATTTCCAAATAGCTTCCAAGTTTTTGCGgacttataaaattaaaaaaaagttatcataAACACgtgaaatatatattaaatttaaaacattgaaaatcaaaaattgaaattattgcaAAACTACAGCTGACAGGACCAGTGTTGATGTAAACAAACAAGACTACGGTGAATGAGAAGAAGAAGCAGTAATAAAACGTGTGTCCATTTTTGCGTCTGTGTGTCGGAATTTTTGTGATTAGGCGCGTTGCTCTAAAGAAACTAAAGAAAAACATTTCGCATACATTTAATAAAGGAAAATTCGATAGTGCATGTAAAATATtggtttatttgaaataataagaGGCTACGCAATACTTCTTGTTTATACTTGACGCGTTCTTTATATGGAACTAAAATTGTGTTCTATCTTATAAATACTGGAggataaaaaatgtattgttagAATTTCTTTACATCTTGTTCAACGTACGTTTTGTATACTCCAAAAGCCAACGGATTTGATGTTGATATAACAACAGCGACAAAAGAATCTTAAgacttgttattttttattaagcgAAAATGGTAAGTATGCCCTTAAATTGGAAgaccttttattttaattttaccaaaattgtaagctaaaaataatttagccCTACATATAACAATAGGCTGACGTATCGTAGAAATACCATAAATGGTTATAAACTTGGGTAATAGTGAAAAGGGCAGCGCCTTTTTTATATCTCTTAAAGAGCTCCTTTTCTTCTCAAGCcggtaaaaaaatattgctggtATGGGATTCATAGATTACTGCCATAATTTGCTAGTGCATTGAACCACTGTACatgtttttattctttattacGAACCGGTTTCCTTAGCTTTAGCAATTGTATTCGATGGTCATAAACTGTAACAATgactatatatatttgtacgcAAATCAGAAGCAAGATCACTCTTGCATATCAAAGTTATTACATACCTTCTTAAGATATGTAATACCATATAAGTTTGTAAACAAATCTGCTTGAAGTAGTTTAAAAACATCAGGGAATACATGTTGAAATATTGGGCAATTCTCTTTACCATTGCTTCTAATtatcaatatttaaacaattacaAGTcttaaaacttatatttttaaaaatatgctaaacataataataaaaattaaagtttttgcgGAAGGATTCAGCACCTCAAAGCTTTGTGATTTACCAATAATATAAGTTGATTTGTTATCTAAATATTATATCTaattaataacaatttcatgctcatcaataattttacaaatttaattgtgGTGACTTCAACAGCTgcaacaaattataaattttgactATTGGGTATAAAAGTATGTCACaacaaacgtacatacatatgtggtatcAATATTGTTGACACCCACATCATCAACACTTGCGCTTATTTGGTGTACTTAAGAAACCggaaatcaatttcattaatattgcATTGATTTTGCTTGCAGGGCGCAGTCTGTTAGATCACCGCCTCGAGACCACACGCTTATCTTTAAGATtctataaatttaacaaaattcgAATTTATCAATTTTGTCCTAATTATGTGATAACTGtgttaatttacatattttataaaaagtttaaacatacatacatattagttaTACTAATTAGTGAGCTTTTTTACGCTTTACTCATCTCtcttatacacatacgtacaacCAACTGTAGAGCTCTCCAATTGTTACACGTCGTGGTGCGCAAAAAGCTAAAATACAAACTCGCGCAATGGTCAAATCAGCAGTAGCAGCCAGCAAGCCGAGCGCAGCGCTACTAGAAGCTAAACGCAAGGCGAAATTACTCAAAATGCAGGAACAAACTCAACAAGATCAAGTTGTAAAGGATATCTTCCAAAATGTAAGCATCTATTTGCTTTAAGAACACATGAGCTGACATGCCACgatttatcgaaatttttttggttttttttttcaggcggtcaatgcaaaaacaataatacaaaaGCCTACTGGTATTGTTTATGATGAATCGATGTCGCAGCATCGTTGCCTCTGGGACGAAAATCATCCAGAGAGACCGGAACGCTTTACTCGTGTGCTGGAGAGGTGAGTGCATTTGAAAATGCtcatatattatattgtttgtttacGCTTTTAATTATTAATGGAGATTGCAGAGCATGTATTTGTAACGTCGTATTATATGCATTTAGTTGCAGTGGTGCGTGTAATCTCGTCTCAAATCTtatcttcatatttttttattgcaattgcttttaattgcgcagataaatttatacatattttaaattaaaaacaactttGGTAACACAGATAGATTGTTAGAATACAAAATAGgcaatacaataataaaaaataacagcaataaaTCATTACAACTAACATAACGTTATTATGATCTATAAAGTAAGCAATAAACTTactatacaacaacaatatatcaTAATAACTAACATAACGTGACTATAACCTATAAATTATCTGTTTTCACCACAGTCGGGCCTTATTCGTATGCCTGCCTGTATATCTATGCGAActagtttttgagattttgatCTGAAACCTTATTTATCGGAATTGACGATATCGGACTATCGTACcatataactgtcatataaactgatcgataaaaatcaaattctagtatagaaaacttttttatttgacgagttattttcacgaaatttggcatagattattgtctaagatAAAGGTGCAATCTGCAAAGAAATTGCTCAAGTCGGATCACgctaccatataaactgaaagCTCAAACTTAAgtttaatatctttttataccctattAAGCTAAAAGAAATCCAACTGTGAGGGGCATTATAGCTTCAGTGTAGTCgaagttaaatatattttcttgttttaacactaattatatatttttctatttttaatgcCACAAAATCCAGATGTAAAGAACTGCAACTCATTGAACAATGTCAACGTATACCATCACGTCGTGCGACAAAGGATGAAGTGCTCTTGCTGCACAGCGCCGAGCATTATGAGCTACTACAACAAACATCTGGTGTGCAAGATGAAGAGGGAATGGAAGATCTAAGCTCAAAATTCGATTCAATTTACCTACATCCGGTTGGTATTATTGCAAGCTAATTGTTTTTTCTGcattgcataaataaatttgcctCAATCTTACTGTAGTCCACATTTGAATTGTCGCTACTGGCCACCGGCTCGACCATTGACTTAATTGAGAACATAACTGCCGGCAATGTACAGAATGGCATGGCGATCATACGGCCACCGGGTCATCATGCGATGAAGGCGGAATTCAATGGGTACTTTACAATTGTCTTACacttttgtatttgtagttTCGTTTGTATGCAACGCTtgtgaatgtatgtgtatgtgtgtattccTCAGTTACTGTTTCTTCAACAATGTGGCCATTGCAGCACAATACGCTTTGGACATTTTGAAGTTAAGCAAAATAATGATCGTCGATTGGGACATACACCACGGACAAGGCACACAGCGTTTCTTCTACAACGATCCAAGGTGGGTGCctacaatttttgtatttttaaattctttataatattttatttacttatattgtaGGGTGCTTTATTTCTCCATACATCGTTTTGAGCACGGCACATTCTGGCCAAATCTGCAGGAATCCGATTTTGATGCCATCGGCTGTGGCAATGGTTTGGGTTATAATTTCAATGTACcgttaaataaaaccaaaatgggTAATGGCGATTATCTGGCCATATTCCAACAGTTAGTTATACCCGTGGCCGTTGAGTACCAACCAGAATTGATAATCATATCGGCCGGTTATGATGCAGCTTTAGGTTGTCCGGAGGGTGAAATGGAGGTCACACCCGCCTTCTATCCACATTTACTAAGTTCACTCATGAAATTGGCACAATCACGCATTGCCGTCGTACTGGAAGGCGGCTACTGCCTTGACTCCCTCTCCGAGGGTGCAGCACTCACATTGCGCACGCTGTTGGGCGGCACTTGCCCCACACTGGTGGAGAAAATCGAGCCACCAAGTGACGTACTACAAGATACAATATTCAATTGCATTTATGCACATCGCCA
The DNA window shown above is from Bactrocera tryoni isolate S06 chromosome 4, CSIRO_BtryS06_freeze2, whole genome shotgun sequence and carries:
- the LOC120775052 gene encoding solute carrier family 35 member E1 homolog: MRNRLQTESTRHVLAVLTLCVLWYVISSSNNVIGKMVLNEFPFPMTVTMVQLCSIALYSGPFFNLWRIRKYQNISRGYYWRLIIPLALGKFLASVTSHISLWKVPVSYAHTVKATMPLFTVILTRLLFREKQPTLVYLSLVPIITGVAIATLTEISFDMVGLISALISTMGFSLQNIFSKKVLKDTGMHHLRLLQLLGKLALIMFLPIWVFVDSFKVIQHPAITSFDYRVIALLFTDGVLNWLQNVIAFNVLSLVSPLTYAVASASKRIFVIAVSLFILGNPVTWLNCVGMTLAICGVLCYNRAKQITRKSETVLPLTQNHRIKYEPLNRNFDPYYQGATTSNLNGFANKRGEKPFTNTNTVPTNSLLTNGNIFPNGSTATRLLFV
- the LOC120775054 gene encoding uncharacterized protein LOC120775054, which gives rise to MDSHNDDILRPLAEDEFKELLQLYREKYGEQNFHYLLMYNQNKWNEQLKNLNCKVKTGEADEWLSFRKDFYTHRNGDFRKYGTYVSLHYDIMQSVSFHSWEPSQTEILKCLRETKLIKWREGPLLTNVDLEFCDEVKKIALSNGASVQRARLCIFLILEHEKAAISALESLKDGYTVKNLNANNASLVHEVWPNKKEGSLAYVSGLIALNQTAGIYRDSDGELVAWAFQNDFSGLGILQVLPTEQRKGFGAFLAAYLCKQVTTVEKVDLSAWIVSENFKSKALLEKLGFEAVAKAEWIQLNKA